Proteins encoded together in one Miscanthus floridulus cultivar M001 chromosome 16, ASM1932011v1, whole genome shotgun sequence window:
- the LOC136513878 gene encoding uncharacterized protein isoform X1, whose translation MRKPVPEGDASPQPLRDRSNQVLEGGAHNLAMLTNHQNSKYGELTRNIRENQLGGVIFGCKHDTIDECFRKQLFGLPSVHYSYVRNVKPGMPLFLFNYSDRKLHGIFEAASPGEMYIDPYAWSNDGSLRTAFPAQVRICTKTQYPPLLESQFKTLLGDNYYNHQHFYFELDHAQTRTLISLFKSLAPANQVPAVSSKRNIAVSSPRTRMKLSAVPDPKKVTANSKDTNPFSVLSNTAAPFNWADDVESASNTDEKKSDDPVSDYDNLGDNLLQDQFSPHSNPDVVSQTSSCKTLGQRLELTECNHPVVNPVNGERIITDESMLLNSHNEHNGAVEVDEIEIEAHNNPGGVVGLQPERQTVLEKLKELSSLRQQAAISSQDCTNSGSDQCVPDENCNTSSVSLA comes from the exons ATGAGGAAGCCAGTGCCGGAAGGGGACGCTTCTCCCCAGCCACTCCGGGATCGAAGCAATCAG GTGCTGGAAGGTGGGGCCCATAATCTTGCAATGCTGACGAATCATCAGAATAGCAAATATGGGGAACTTACCCGTAATATCCGAGAAAACCAGCTTGGAGGGGTGATCTTTGGTTGCAAGCATGATACAATTGATGAATGCTTCAGAAAACAGCTATTCG GTCTGCCTTCAGTCCACTATTCATATGTTAGAAATGTCAAACCTGGCATGCCTTTATTTCTATTCAATTATAGTGACAGAAAGCTCCATGGAATTTTCGAAGCTGCAAGTCCTGGTGAGATGTATATTGACCCATACGCTTGGAGTAATGATGGTTCTTTAAGGACAGCTTTTCCTGCGCAG GTTCGTATTTGCACAAAGACTCAGTATCCACCTCTGCTGGAAAGCCAATTCAAAACATTGCTTGGTGACAACTATTACAACCATCAGCACTTCTATTTTGAGCTTGACCATGCACAGACAAGAACTTTGATTTCTTTGTTCAAATCACTTGCTCCTGCTAATCAAGTTCCAGCTGTTTCAAGCAAAAGGAATATTGCAGTATCATCACCACGAACTAGAATGAAGCTATCAGCTGTTCCTGACCCAAAGAAAGTCACAGCAAATTCTAAGGACACCAATCCATTTAGTGTTCTATCAAATACAGCCGCTCCATTTAACTGGGCTGATGATGTGGAAAGTGCTAGTAACACTGATGAGAAGAAATCTGATGATCCAGTTTCTGATTATGACAATTTGGGTGACAATCTTCTTCAAGACCAATTTAGTCCTCATTCAAATCCAGATGTGGTCAGTCAAACTTCCTCATGCAAAACTCTTGGCCAAAGACTGGAGCTTACTGAATGCAATCATCCAGTTGTCAATCCTGTGAATGGTGAAAGAATCATAACTGATGAATCAATGCTTTTGAATTCACACAATGAGCATAATGGTGCTGTGGAAGTTGATGAAATAGAGATTGAAGCTCACAATAACCCAGGTGGTGTTGTTGGGCTACAGCCAGAAAGACAGACTGTCCTAGAAAAACTGAAAGAGTTATCTTCCCTACGGCAGCAAGCGGCCAtatcttcccaggattgtactAATTCTGGTTCAGATCAATGCGTACCTGATGAAAACtgtaacacctcgagtgttagccttgcataa
- the LOC136513878 gene encoding uncharacterized protein isoform X2: MLTNHQNSKYGELTRNIRENQLGGVIFGCKHDTIDECFRKQLFGLPSVHYSYVRNVKPGMPLFLFNYSDRKLHGIFEAASPGEMYIDPYAWSNDGSLRTAFPAQVRICTKTQYPPLLESQFKTLLGDNYYNHQHFYFELDHAQTRTLISLFKSLAPANQVPAVSSKRNIAVSSPRTRMKLSAVPDPKKVTANSKDTNPFSVLSNTAAPFNWADDVESASNTDEKKSDDPVSDYDNLGDNLLQDQFSPHSNPDVVSQTSSCKTLGQRLELTECNHPVVNPVNGERIITDESMLLNSHNEHNGAVEVDEIEIEAHNNPGGVVGLQPERQTVLEKLKELSSLRQQAAISSQDCTNSGSDQCVPDENCNTSSVSLA, translated from the exons ATGCTGACGAATCATCAGAATAGCAAATATGGGGAACTTACCCGTAATATCCGAGAAAACCAGCTTGGAGGGGTGATCTTTGGTTGCAAGCATGATACAATTGATGAATGCTTCAGAAAACAGCTATTCG GTCTGCCTTCAGTCCACTATTCATATGTTAGAAATGTCAAACCTGGCATGCCTTTATTTCTATTCAATTATAGTGACAGAAAGCTCCATGGAATTTTCGAAGCTGCAAGTCCTGGTGAGATGTATATTGACCCATACGCTTGGAGTAATGATGGTTCTTTAAGGACAGCTTTTCCTGCGCAG GTTCGTATTTGCACAAAGACTCAGTATCCACCTCTGCTGGAAAGCCAATTCAAAACATTGCTTGGTGACAACTATTACAACCATCAGCACTTCTATTTTGAGCTTGACCATGCACAGACAAGAACTTTGATTTCTTTGTTCAAATCACTTGCTCCTGCTAATCAAGTTCCAGCTGTTTCAAGCAAAAGGAATATTGCAGTATCATCACCACGAACTAGAATGAAGCTATCAGCTGTTCCTGACCCAAAGAAAGTCACAGCAAATTCTAAGGACACCAATCCATTTAGTGTTCTATCAAATACAGCCGCTCCATTTAACTGGGCTGATGATGTGGAAAGTGCTAGTAACACTGATGAGAAGAAATCTGATGATCCAGTTTCTGATTATGACAATTTGGGTGACAATCTTCTTCAAGACCAATTTAGTCCTCATTCAAATCCAGATGTGGTCAGTCAAACTTCCTCATGCAAAACTCTTGGCCAAAGACTGGAGCTTACTGAATGCAATCATCCAGTTGTCAATCCTGTGAATGGTGAAAGAATCATAACTGATGAATCAATGCTTTTGAATTCACACAATGAGCATAATGGTGCTGTGGAAGTTGATGAAATAGAGATTGAAGCTCACAATAACCCAGGTGGTGTTGTTGGGCTACAGCCAGAAAGACAGACTGTCCTAGAAAAACTGAAAGAGTTATCTTCCCTACGGCAGCAAGCGGCCAtatcttcccaggattgtactAATTCTGGTTCAGATCAATGCGTACCTGATGAAAACtgtaacacctcgagtgttagccttgcataa